The genomic DNA GCCCATCTCcgaatttttttgtttcgtATATGTACAATCGAGAATCGACCTTCCCCACCGACCCCGCAGTGCTCGGGCGTAGcccaacaaaagcagaaggTCAATATTTGCAAGACCAGCGTGTCTCCCGCTTAGTCACCTTGCCCTTAATTTACGTTGGTATGCTATTTGCTAGGCAAGTTTCGGAGACTATGAAATTGTGAATGTCAGTAAGAACAGCTTGATATATGACTGCATGAGGATCTGTTGTTGATAGAGAGCATGCCCTCTTATGAGCCCTTTGAGTTGGGGATTCCACCTCCACCACCCACACCCATCTCTAATGGGATCGATACTGGCGAAAGGCATTACCTTCCCTTGAGCGCTTCCACCAAGGAATACCAGAGAGAGTAGTTTATGAAATCAAGTAGTCTTAAAGCTTAAACCATATCCGAAACTCTAGCTTACAAACTGTTTAATAGCGCCTCTCGAATTTTCGGTTAGAAGATTCctaaaaaaagggaaagaattCGATTTTATGATCAACTTAGGCTGATTTAGGTGATTTGACGCATGTTCTTCTTTAAAAAAAGTCTCGTGTTTGAGTTTTGTAACTAGAGAAAATTCGATATGTTCAAAACTCGATTAGTTTGAGTTTTTTGAGCTCTTGAATTCCTATACTACGTTTATTCCGCGGTAAATGGAATAAAGTAAGTAATATGAATTTAGCGGTAAATGGAATAAGTAAGTAATATGAATTTaatacaaaattatataatagcATTAAGATTACATATGGAGAAATTTGTTTTGTTGGATGTAATATAGGAGATGAGAAttacaattttgaaatttgattgGAGAGAATTTATAGAAAGGACTTGTACAAAAATCCGAAAACACTCACTGAACAGTGATAAATGCcctataataaataatttattaaacaaatataaaatagtatattaaacttatttgaaaactaattttaaaatttttataaaaaaaataatgcttttcattttcttcacgTGCTTGTTGGAGCTCACTCAGTTCCACGAGCTTGGGACTTCCTTGGGTTCCTGAATCCAATGGCTGGGGGTTGCCTTGGTCTCATGCACCCAGCCTTGGGGCTCCATGAGCCCCGACTACGTGAGCCTAGGGCTCGAGAGCCTGCGcttgaagagagagatttaGTCTCTGGGTTCACGAGCCCCAGGTGCATCGACGACCCATTTGATTGGAGACTTGAACCCAAGTTTGTGGGATTTTGACCATTGTCGACCAAGATCTCGGTCTTCGAGCCTAGATCTGGCTAAATTGAGGCCGGATTTGCCTTCACGAGCTCGGATCTACCGAAACTGGTGCTCAATGTTGCCGAAAGTGGAAGTTGGCCGAAAGCTACAATCGAGATGAATGAGTAAGGAACTTGTTGCTTATTGCATACGTGCAATTCCCATTGCATAGGTGAAAGTAGGGTTGGTCATTCACCATTTATCACGCATTTTAAGTCCAATTCACAATTGCTATTATGATTATGGATGAAAACAGACGATGTATTAAGCATCGCGTATGGAATCCGCATTATGCCCAACCAAAACCAACACTAGTGATGGTAATTTTGACCCCACATGCTTGCGCCGGCATGTTTAGGTCAAGTCAGGTCTAAATATCGTGTAAGATTCGCCCCGCTTGACGAtgtatattttgtattttataaatacatatttaaatttacagaataatttttattagtaaaattacttttaacaaaattttaactcttaaattatgcattatatatttatataatataatgtaaaTCTATATAACTGTTATTTCACTCAAATTTTGCTAATTCAGAGCGTGCGTTTttctttaacattttttttttccccgcaAATCGGGGCGGGGTGGGGCGGTCCGGTCTGGTCCCGCCCCCAAACAAGGCAGGACCCAGGTTAAGGCTGGCCTGCAGGCCCAGAGCACAGATTGGGCCTGAGCATTCAGATATCCTTCCTAAACTGGCCCAATGCCACTCCTACGAATACCAGGTGATGCaaatcgaaaaaagaaaaatcaattttattgcaataattatattttactaCACGACTTATTAATATCTAATATGGGCCGGAGTATTGGGCCTTTCAATAGAGTCCATTAAATGAAAGGCCCAGCCCAGACAGGAAGGAGCTGAACGGAGCTCCCCCCACCGTGTCTCAGTCAGCCGCGTCTTGTTCGTTGAGTGGGACCGCCGTTCTAAACCTCTGGTCGGCTCCTCCTCAAACCCTAGGGTTTAAGGCTGTCTGATTACAAAACCAGCTCGGCGGGAGAGGGAAGACCgacacacagagagagagagctcttGGGCGGATGCAGCTATGGTTAAGGCATACCTGAGGTATGAACCTGCAGCGGCATTCGGAGTGATAGTCTCCGTGGAAGGGAACATCACGTACGACAGCTCCGGCAAGCACCTCCTCGCTCCGGCGCTCGAGAAGGTTGGGGTCTGGCACGTGCGTCAGGGTGTCTGCACCAAGACTCTGTCGCCTTCTGCTTCCTCCGTTGGTCCTTCCCTCGCCGTCACCTCCATcgcctcttctccttcttctctgGTAAGTTTGCTCGCTCGTTGTCAATGATAGGACGTTTTCAGCTCAAGCTGAAAATTTTAAGTCTTTGATTCAGTTGAGGCGATGAATGTGACTGAGTTTCGAAGAGGTGATATCAAGGAAGCAAAATTTGCTTCCTTTGTCCCTGTTATGCAGTTGTTTCTTTCTTAACACTGGCAGATTCTTTTACTCTGTTCCTTTCATTGAGACGATTATGGCCAACCCTTTTAGTTGTTTCCATTTCGATGTTCCTTCTTTATCGAGAATGAAAAGAAGTCAAATTTTGGAATTCGCAGAGTAAATTCATGGACGGTGGAATAAACACATGGAAATGAGAGGTTTTTTTCGAAATTCTCAATGATGAGCTGATGAGATGtttgtactttttttcaacCGATCAGATAGATTTAGTGTCCAATATAAATTTGCTATCTCCTACTCGTGCTTCAATCGCAACATCACTGGAGGTGCACTTTGAATTTCAGATTGCAAGTGGCTATGCAGATGGTAGCATAAGAATATGGGATTCTGGGAAAGGTTCATGTGAGACGACATTGAATGGACATGAGGGTGCTGTTTCTGCTCTTAGATACAATAAGCTTGGGTCCTTGCTTGCTTCGGGAAGTAAAGACTGCGACATTATCCTATGGGATGTGGTAGGGGAGACTGGCCTTTATCGACTGCGTGGCCATCGCGACCAGGTCAGTTGTTTCTGCAGGTTCATGTGGGGTTTCTCTACATAATACACATGCACTTTTCTGTTTGTTCTCCCTTTCAGTCTTGACTTAAAACAATGTTGGCTTGCTTCATCCATTTCAGGTGACAGACCTTGTCTTCTTGGATTCTGGTAAGAAACTTGTTAGTTCCTCAAAAGACAAGTATCTCAGAGTGTGGGATCTAGAGACACAACATTGTATGCAGATTGTCGGGGGCCATCATAGTGAAATCTGGTCCATTGATACTGATTTAGAAGAAAGATACCTGATCACTGGGTCTGCCGATCCGGAACTTCGATGTTACACAATTAAGCATGAATCAGTGGACGGGAATCCACTACTTAGTACAGATGGATCTACTACCATTGTCAATGGCAATATGTCCACTCATAATAAAAGGGAAGTCTTGAAACAGCTTGGTGAAATTAAGCGGCAGACCAAGGATAGGGTGGCCACTGTCAGATTTAATGAGCCTGGAAATTTGTTGGCTTGTCAAGTGGCAGGAAAGATAGTGGAAGTGTTTCGTGTATTAGATGAAGCTAGTGCAAAGCGTAAAGCGAAACGAAGGATTAGcaggaaaaaagagaagaaatcaGCAAAACCTGGTGCATCTGAAAATGGAGATGCAGTGCATGctactgaagaagaagatattctTGCAGTCACGGCTGGTGATGTTTTTAAGCTCCTTCAAACCATTCGAGCAAGCAAGAAGATCTGCTCTATTTCTTTTTGTCCCGTTACCCCAAAAAATTCACTGGCAACGTTAGCATTGTCTTTGAACAATAACTTATTAGAGTTTTACTCTGTTGAGACAAATAGCACCAATAAGACACTTGCTATTGAGCTTCAGGGACACCGATCTGATGTTAGAAGCGTTACACTCAGTTCAGATAACAGCCTTTTGATGGCTACTAGTCACAGTGCTGTAAAGATTTGGAATCCTAGCACGGGTTCCTGCTTACGAACCATTGATTCTgggtatggcctatgtggttTGATTTTACCTCAAAACAAGTATGCTCTTGTTGGAACTAAAGGCGGAGCAATTGAAATAATTGATATTGGAAGTGGCACTTGCATTGAAGCCGTGGAAGCTCATGGTGGTAAAGTTTATTCTATAGTAGCCATTCCAAATGAAAATCGTTTTGTAACTGGAAGTGCAGATCACGACATAAAGTTCTGGGAATATGGAGTTAAGCAGAAACCTGGCCAGGTATGCAGCAacctttcttttttgataattgAGTCTTTGTGTGCTTTTTTCTATGGTCTATTTCTCATAACAAGAATTCATATTTGGTATGGCCTACAAGGagtgcaattttttttaaaaaaaatattgatctTCTGGAGCTTATATTAGTGAAATGGTAACAATTTGTCCTATTTGATGAACAGGATTCCAAGCATCTAACTATATCGAATGTGCATACCATGAAGATGAATGATGATGTTCTGGCTGTTACTGTAAGCCCAGATGCTCAAAAACTCGCTGTTGCACTCTTAGACTGCACAGTGAAGGTCAGAATGTAACTTCGTACATTATTTTTTCGTACTCATTGGATGGCACAATAAATCTAATTGAACTTCGGGTACTTAGATTCTAAATTGAAGTTGTTCAGTAGTAGTGGAACGTTGGTCGTGGTAGtcattttttgtattttattccGTCAATGATGCAATTGGTTTTTGTTAACTTAGGCTTTAGCCTTTCTGACTAGCCAAGCATTTCCAGGTTTTCTTCATGGACTCACTCAAACTTATGCATTCCTTGTACGGCCACAAGCTTCCTGTCTTTTGTATGGATATATCTTCCGATGGAGATCTGATCGTGACTGGCTCTGCTGACAAGAATTTGATGATTTGGGGCTTAGACTTTGGCGATCGCCACAGATCCCTCTTTGCTCACGCTGATATGTGCGCATATCTATAAATTGAAGCTGTTTAGTTATTTGACACTTACCTAGTATCCTAATGATCTCTTCTTTGTAACTATGGCAGTGTTATGGCAGTGCAGTTTGTGCGCAATACGCATTATGTCTTTAGCGTGGGGAAAGACTGTCTAGTTAAATACTGGGACGCTGACAAATTTGAGTTGCTCTTGACCCTTGAGGGACATCATGCTGATATTTGGTGCCTTGCAATCAGCGATCGGGGTGATTTCCTTGTCACTGGTTCTCATGACAGGTCTATACGCCGATGGGATCGTACTGAAGAACCGTTTTTTATTGAGGTTGGcgttttactctttttttttttgtattaaagTGTTTTATATGGTGGAACAAAATGAAGTGGATGACtactttttctccattttggTAATCAGTTGATTATTTAATGGATGCTTCCTTGATATAATTGTTgtctatttaattttcaggaagagaaagagaaaagatTGGAGCAGATGTTCGAGTCTGACGCGGACAATGCATTTGGAAATAGGCATGCACCCAAGGAAGAACTTCCAGAAGAAGGAGCCGTGGCCTTAGCAGGAAAGAAAACTCAAGAAACCCTTTCTGCAAGTGACTCTATCATTGAGGCTTTGGATTTGGCCGAAGCTGAAATAAAGAGAATTGCTGAATATGAGGTATTGCTTTAGCCCAAGTCCCTTT from Punica granatum isolate Tunisia-2019 chromosome 2, ASM765513v2, whole genome shotgun sequence includes the following:
- the LOC116196299 gene encoding WD repeat-containing protein 3; translated protein: MVKAYLRYEPAAAFGVIVSVEGNITYDSSGKHLLAPALEKVGVWHVRQGVCTKTLSPSASSVGPSLAVTSIASSPSSLIASGYADGSIRIWDSGKGSCETTLNGHEGAVSALRYNKLGSLLASGSKDCDIILWDVVGETGLYRLRGHRDQVTDLVFLDSGKKLVSSSKDKYLRVWDLETQHCMQIVGGHHSEIWSIDTDLEERYLITGSADPELRCYTIKHESVDGNPLLSTDGSTTIVNGNMSTHNKREVLKQLGEIKRQTKDRVATVRFNEPGNLLACQVAGKIVEVFRVLDEASAKRKAKRRISRKKEKKSAKPGASENGDAVHATEEEDILAVTAGDVFKLLQTIRASKKICSISFCPVTPKNSLATLALSLNNNLLEFYSVETNSTNKTLAIELQGHRSDVRSVTLSSDNSLLMATSHSAVKIWNPSTGSCLRTIDSGYGLCGLILPQNKYALVGTKGGAIEIIDIGSGTCIEAVEAHGGKVYSIVAIPNENRFVTGSADHDIKFWEYGVKQKPGQDSKHLTISNVHTMKMNDDVLAVTVSPDAQKLAVALLDCTVKVFFMDSLKLMHSLYGHKLPVFCMDISSDGDLIVTGSADKNLMIWGLDFGDRHRSLFAHADIVMAVQFVRNTHYVFSVGKDCLVKYWDADKFELLLTLEGHHADIWCLAISDRGDFLVTGSHDRSIRRWDRTEEPFFIEEEKEKRLEQMFESDADNAFGNRHAPKEELPEEGAVALAGKKTQETLSASDSIIEALDLAEAEIKRIAEYEEEKTKGKVAEFQPNYLMLGLSPSDFVLRALSSVHSNDLEQTLLALPFSDALKLLSYLRDWTSYSDKVELISRIATVLLQTHYNQLVSTPAARPILSNLKDNLPKKVKECKDTIGFNLAAMDHLKQLMAMGSDALFQDAKVKLMEMRASNTKRAEARTDMKGEKRKKKKQKKSDDSKMHAVSLI